In the Anoplopoma fimbria isolate UVic2021 breed Golden Eagle Sablefish chromosome 7, Afim_UVic_2022, whole genome shotgun sequence genome, one interval contains:
- the LOC129093638 gene encoding SLAM family member 5-like isoform X2, with amino-acid sequence MAAAQLRYTSLFSYTALLLIGYSLYDVETSSCERNIHKKVGDTVELSSCSPAEGVTSAYWKYEGLRIARKNVDVSGKHQFEGRLDLNPSSLDLTVRGLTLQDSGVFSFLSEVNNKQRPTVTITLHVHEPITIAPAVTSNSTWYPLNQSCTVLLECSATTDSPGVTYTWAVGNETMNGSSLQHVITPQDGDTRFTCTISNFVNEKSTIETVKCTPKKVSHFSPPAPLIIGTVIGILVFILLLLALLFYTKSNELPRMNPSSPCTPLFSMVMAVSMKL; translated from the exons ATGGCTGCTGCTCAGCTCCGATACACAAGCTTATTTTCATACACTGCTCTTCTGCTGATTGGGTACTCCCTCTATG ATGTGGAGACTTCCAGTTGTGAAAGAAACATCCATAAAAAAGTTGGCGACACCGTGGAGTTGTCATCATGCTCACCAGCTGAAGGGGTCACCTCAGCATATTGGAAATATGAAGGGTTAAGAATTGCGAGAAAAAATGTGGATGTTTCTGGAAAACATCAGTTCGAGGGCAGATTAGACCTAAACCCTTCAAGCTTAGATTTAACAGTGAGAGGACTGACTCTCCAAGATTCTGGTGTGTTCAGTTTTCTCTCAGAGGTGAATAACAAACAAAGGCCGACAGTAACCATCACTCTGCATGTTCATG AGCCCATAACTATAGCGCCCGCTGTGACTTCCAATTCCACCTGGTACCCCCTGAACCAGTCCTGTACAGTTTTGCTGGAGTGCAGTGCAACCACTGACAGCCCAGGTGTCACCTACACCTGGGCTGTTGGGAACGAAACCATGAATGGCTCCAGCCTGCAACACGTCATCACCCCTCAGGACGGAGACACCAGATTCACCTGCACAATCTCCAATTTTGTCAATGAGAAGTCGACAATCGAAACAGTGAAGTGCACACCGAAAAAAG TGTCCCACTTCTCACCTCCTGCACCGTTGATTATCGGCACCGTCATTGGCATTTTAGTGTTTATTCTCCTGCTGCTTGCACTGCTTTTCTACACAAAGTCAAACG agTTACCCAGGATGAATCCCAGCAGCCCGTGTACTCCTCTCTTCTCCATG GTGATGGCTGTGTCTATGAAACTATGA
- the LOC129093638 gene encoding SLAM family member 5-like isoform X1 encodes MAAAQLRYTSLFSYTALLLIGYSLYDVETSSCERNIHKKVGDTVELSSCSPAEGVTSAYWKYEGLRIARKNVDVSGKHQFEGRLDLNPSSLDLTVRGLTLQDSGVFSFLSEVNNKQRPTVTITLHVHEPITIAPAVTSNSTWYPLNQSCTVLLECSATTDSPGVTYTWAVGNETMNGSSLQHVITPQDGDTRFTCTISNFVNEKSTIETVKCTPKKVSHFSPPAPLIIGTVIGILVFILLLLALLFYTKSNGPCCNRVTQDESQQPVYSSLLHGDGCVYETMRGLEDAGTGDDCVYE; translated from the exons ATGGCTGCTGCTCAGCTCCGATACACAAGCTTATTTTCATACACTGCTCTTCTGCTGATTGGGTACTCCCTCTATG ATGTGGAGACTTCCAGTTGTGAAAGAAACATCCATAAAAAAGTTGGCGACACCGTGGAGTTGTCATCATGCTCACCAGCTGAAGGGGTCACCTCAGCATATTGGAAATATGAAGGGTTAAGAATTGCGAGAAAAAATGTGGATGTTTCTGGAAAACATCAGTTCGAGGGCAGATTAGACCTAAACCCTTCAAGCTTAGATTTAACAGTGAGAGGACTGACTCTCCAAGATTCTGGTGTGTTCAGTTTTCTCTCAGAGGTGAATAACAAACAAAGGCCGACAGTAACCATCACTCTGCATGTTCATG AGCCCATAACTATAGCGCCCGCTGTGACTTCCAATTCCACCTGGTACCCCCTGAACCAGTCCTGTACAGTTTTGCTGGAGTGCAGTGCAACCACTGACAGCCCAGGTGTCACCTACACCTGGGCTGTTGGGAACGAAACCATGAATGGCTCCAGCCTGCAACACGTCATCACCCCTCAGGACGGAGACACCAGATTCACCTGCACAATCTCCAATTTTGTCAATGAGAAGTCGACAATCGAAACAGTGAAGTGCACACCGAAAAAAG TGTCCCACTTCTCACCTCCTGCACCGTTGATTATCGGCACCGTCATTGGCATTTTAGTGTTTATTCTCCTGCTGCTTGCACTGCTTTTCTACACAAAGTCAAACG gTCCATGTTGTAACAG agTTACCCAGGATGAATCCCAGCAGCCCGTGTACTCCTCTCTTCTCCATG GTGATGGCTGTGTCTATGAAACTATGAGAGGCTTAGAAGATGCTGGAACAG GTGATGACTGTGTCTATGAATAA